In a single window of the Perca flavescens isolate YP-PL-M2 chromosome 18, PFLA_1.0, whole genome shotgun sequence genome:
- the atf3 gene encoding cyclic AMP-dependent transcription factor ATF-3, with protein MMLQHSGPSLADISCSAMVPCLSPPGTLTLDDFTNFTPLVKEELRLAIQTKRQSNGLSADISSDGASSSSDRASEHHACGSGVRREITPQEHERRKRRRERNKIAAAKCRNKKKEKTETLQQESEKLETVNADLKAQIEELKQQKQQLVYMLNLHRPTCIVRAQNGQTPEDERNLFIQHIKESTLQLHDLTTSITSTSSSQSVSTLAPLDGGRLTLDHIHCPGHL; from the exons ATGATGCTGCAGCACTCGGGTCCCTCGCTGGCTGACATCAGCTGCTCGGCCATGGTGCCCTGCCTGTCGCCGCCGGGCACGCTCACCCTGGACGACTTCACCAACTTCACCCCGCTGGTGAAAGAGGAGCTGCGGCTGGCCATCCAGACCAAGCGTCAGTCCAACGGGCTCAGCGCAGACATCAGCTCGGACGGCGCCAGCTCCAGCTCGGACCGAGCCTCGGAGCACCACGCCTGCGGATCTGGAGTCAGGAGAGAG ATCACACCTCAGGAGCacgagaggaggaagagacggagagagaggaaCAAGATCGCGGCTGCCAAATGCCGCaacaagaagaaggagaagactgAGACTCTGCAGCAG GAGTCTGAGAAACTGGAGACTGTCAACGCCGACCTGAAGGCTCAGATCGAGGAGCTgaagcagcagaagcagcagctgGTCTACATGCTCAACCTGCACCGGCCGACCTGCATCGTCCGAGCCCAAAACGGCCAAACGCCCGAGGACGAGAGGAACCTCTTCATCCAACACATCAAGGAGAGCACCTTACAACTGCACGACCTCACCACCTCCATCACATCCACCTCCTCGTCTCAATCCGTCTCCACGTTAGCGCCTCTGGACGGAGGGCGTCTGACCCTCGACCACATTCACTGTCCCGGTCACCTATGA
- the nsl1 gene encoding kinetochore-associated protein NSL1 homolog: MEPEQSESLPSDEPNQEYRVQVTSKKQVMEQLDKYKDILKTALDGQTGVAEDTKRVLLQELLANFEAAVQDNVLVNGQTWDEAPDVEAEDEALNLENLLDDTIVETATRRRGYPKQILTHAVRSLKAERKVMELYEHAVKPQEVVKDPKQESIMNNLSAAAPGMVKQAIRVIKSINKLQEQAEGLCKILNMKPSQATMEIDREVNGQSDAALPPVNGTTRNRQPIKRVLEEAAAAVCYRPPSKKPVAEGTPQ, translated from the exons ATGGAGCCCGAGCAGAGCGAATCTTTACCCAGCGATGAACCAAATCAGGAGTACAGAGTGCAAGTGACGTCTAAGAAACAAGTAATGGAGCAGCTGGATAAATACAAAGACATTCTGAAGACGGCTCTCGACGGACAGACGGGCGTCGCGGAGGACACGAAGCGAGTTTTACTGCAGGAACTGCTGGCG AATTTTGAAGCCGCTGTTCAGGACAACGTGTTGGTGAACGGACAGACTTGGGATGAGGCACCTGATGTTGAAG CCGAGGACGAGGCTCTGAATCTGGAAAACCTGCTGGATGACACCATTGTTGAGACCGCCACGAGGCGGCGTGGGTACCCAAAGCAGATCCTGACTCATGCGGTCCGCTCCCTCAAAGCTGAACGTAAAGTCATG GAGCTGTACGAGCACGCAGTCAAACCTCAAGAGGTGGTCAAAGATCCCAAACAag AGAGCATCATGAACAACCTGTCCGCAGCAGCTCCTGGGATGGTGAAGCAGGCTATACGGGTCAtaaag TCAATCAACAAACTTCAGGAACAAGCCGAAGGCCTCTGTAAGATCCTCAACATGAAACCGAGCCAAGCCACTATGGAGATTGACAGAGAAGTGAACGGCCAATCGGATGCCGCGCTGCCTCCAGTGAACGGAACAACAAGGAACAGGCAGCCAATCAAGAGAGTTTTAGAGGAAGCAGCCGCCGCAGTGTGCTACAGGCCGCCCAGTAAGAAACCTGTGGCAGAGGGCACGCCACAGTGA
- the batf3 gene encoding basic leucine zipper transcriptional factor ATF-like 3, which produces MSVMSDCDSSCQSPQKNSKNDLICEQCEGSEDEGRRLKREKNRVSAQKSRKRQIQRADLLHEACEQLEQRNRKLKREVDSLHEEQRLLSETLRAHEPFCPIMHCSFACSTSSSLQPDATAAHCVWGYE; this is translated from the exons ATGTCTGTGATGTCAGACTGTGATTCTTCCTGCCAGTCTCCTCAGAAGAATAGCAAGAATGATCTCATCTGTGAACAATGTGAG gGTTCAGAGGATGAAGGCAGGAGgctgaagagagagaagaacagAGTCTCAGCCCAGAAGAGCCGGAAGAGGCAAATACAGAGAGCTGACCTTCTGCATGAG gcATGCGAGCAGTTGGAGCAGAGGAACCGGAAGCTGAAGAGAGAG GTGGACTCTCTGCATGAGGAGCAGCGCCTGCTGTCCGAGACTCTCAGGGCCCACGAGCCCTTCTGTCCCATCATGCACTGCTCCTTTGCCTGCTCCACGTCGTCCAGCCTGCAACCGGACGCCACGGCGGCACACTGCGTCTGGGGCTACGAGTAA